The following are encoded together in the Nitrospirota bacterium genome:
- a CDS encoding DUF3786 domain-containing protein has protein sequence MAEIISGEDKAWSIVAGLLPDDICRRTGALYHEASKTYRLTAFGTIFSVDPQQKVITNLEPEGEFFLTRLRYFFVLSLLWYLVKASDVMPEGRLIKPSGMTGGDIFFRGSHVLPLDSVAKNFAHDRRAFREKGLLHGGRVVEYGDAAIELSPFSKVPVTVILWVADEEWEARADLLFDSTALSQLPIDVLWSVAMMSVLIFL, from the coding sequence ATGGCTGAGATCATATCAGGAGAGGATAAGGCCTGGAGCATCGTTGCAGGACTTTTGCCTGACGACATCTGCAGACGAACGGGAGCCCTGTATCACGAAGCCAGCAAAACATACCGGCTCACTGCATTTGGCACGATCTTTTCCGTAGATCCTCAACAAAAAGTCATCACGAACCTTGAGCCTGAAGGTGAATTCTTTCTGACACGGCTCCGCTATTTTTTTGTGCTTTCACTGCTCTGGTATTTGGTCAAGGCATCGGATGTGATGCCTGAGGGCAGACTGATCAAGCCATCGGGCATGACCGGCGGGGATATCTTTTTCCGCGGCTCTCACGTGCTTCCTCTTGATAGTGTAGCGAAGAATTTTGCCCATGACAGGAGAGCGTTCAGGGAAAAGGGGCTTTTGCATGGCGGCAGGGTTGTCGAATACGGCGATGCAGCGATCGAACTCTCTCCCTTTTCAAAGGTTCCTGTTACTGTTATTCTCTGGGTTGCTGATGAGGAATGGGAGGCAAGGGCAGATCTGTTGTTTGATTCGACTGCCCTGAGTCAGCTGCCGATCGACGTGCTCTGGTCAGTTGCAATGATGTCCGTGCTGATCTTTTTGTAG
- the smpB gene encoding SsrA-binding protein SmpB encodes MKIVAQNRKAFHDYFIEETLEAGMVLTGTEVKSLRDARANLMDSYVLIKDNEVFLFNCHISPYTHGNIMNHDPVRTRKLLLHKKELVKLQAKAAQKGYSVIPLKIYFKNGRAKTEIGLAKGKKQYEKRETIKKKEADREIERAMKSR; translated from the coding sequence ATGAAAATTGTCGCGCAAAACAGAAAGGCGTTCCATGATTACTTCATTGAGGAAACCCTCGAAGCCGGCATGGTCCTGACCGGCACTGAGGTTAAGTCCCTCAGGGACGCAAGGGCCAACCTGATGGACAGCTATGTCCTGATAAAAGATAATGAGGTCTTTCTCTTCAATTGCCACATCAGCCCGTACACGCATGGCAATATCATGAACCATGACCCGGTCAGAACACGCAAGCTTCTGCTGCACAAAAAGGAATTGGTAAAACTGCAGGCAAAAGCGGCCCAGAAGGGATATTCCGTCATACCTCTAAAGATTTATTTCAAGAATGGCAGAGCAAAGACAGAGATCGGACTGGCAAAGGGAAAAAAGCAGTATGAGAAGCGGGAGACGATCAAGAAGAAAGAGGCTGACCGCGAGATCGAGCGTGCCATGAAAAGCCGCTGA
- a CDS encoding SEC-C domain-containing protein: MDLRNRIVTVRLTALEYDLIRGKAGDKSISSYVRGLVTKGLVPLSSPQAIGKNAPCPCGSGKKYKKCCYEGVAE; encoded by the coding sequence ATGGATCTTAGAAATCGTATCGTAACAGTTCGCCTTACCGCTTTAGAATATGACCTTATCCGGGGTAAAGCCGGAGATAAGTCTATTTCCTCATATGTTCGGGGTTTGGTTACAAAGGGTCTTGTTCCTCTGAGTTCTCCACAAGCAATCGGGAAAAATGCTCCTTGTCCCTGTGGGTCTGGCAAAAAATACAAGAAATGCTGTTATGAGGGGGTAGCTGAATGA
- a CDS encoding site-specific integrase — protein sequence MNLKGSIRPTSRERNCPSCGQKFDYVPEYGYFCVACQTKPERFYIDLWYRGKNIFVCSDKTGQALDTYDRAHKLQAHITVEIENHAFDPARYSKMQAERFYAKSLLDKFEAFKIDSIAPSYQKDYKRHIKRAKDFFKVRDVREIRKLDLIEYQEYLQKTFELSGKSLKNVLDGFKTFMNYLKSDLEVIDTVPAFPHIETEQKPYKWVNSEDQAKLFAFVPDEHKPIIAFLMLHGCRPSEARALRVKDVDIQNQSITISATFSGRVYREKRKGKRSRSVTVPIHHEMIEYFAGRVRVAFPESYIFINKRGLHYSENSLRRIWEDVRTKAKITNGLRLYDATRHSFASNLINGGASIYKVSRLLGHSSVKMTEKYTHSEVESLRADMHRLSLDPEQSRNKKIVPLKKSNKN from the coding sequence ATGAATTTAAAGGGTTCGATACGGCCTACTTCCAGAGAAAGGAACTGTCCATCATGTGGGCAAAAGTTTGACTATGTCCCTGAATATGGTTATTTTTGCGTTGCCTGCCAGACAAAGCCTGAGCGTTTTTATATTGATCTTTGGTATCGGGGAAAGAATATTTTCGTTTGTAGCGATAAGACCGGGCAAGCTTTGGACACTTATGACCGGGCTCATAAGCTGCAGGCTCATATCACGGTAGAAATAGAAAACCATGCTTTTGACCCTGCCAGATATTCAAAGATGCAAGCAGAGCGATTTTATGCTAAATCTCTCCTGGACAAGTTTGAGGCTTTCAAAATTGATAGCATAGCTCCTTCATACCAGAAAGATTATAAAAGGCATATTAAAAGGGCAAAAGATTTCTTCAAGGTTCGTGATGTTCGGGAAATTCGGAAGCTTGACCTTATCGAGTATCAGGAATATCTGCAAAAGACTTTCGAGCTGTCGGGCAAGTCACTAAAAAACGTTTTGGATGGCTTTAAAACATTCATGAATTACCTGAAGAGCGATCTTGAAGTAATTGATACTGTCCCCGCCTTCCCTCATATTGAAACAGAACAAAAGCCTTACAAATGGGTTAATTCTGAAGATCAGGCCAAGCTGTTTGCCTTTGTCCCTGATGAACATAAGCCTATCATTGCCTTTCTTATGCTTCATGGTTGCCGGCCTTCTGAGGCTCGCGCTTTGAGGGTTAAGGATGTGGATATTCAGAATCAAAGTATTACGATCTCTGCAACGTTCAGCGGTAGGGTCTATCGGGAAAAGAGAAAAGGCAAGAGGTCCCGTTCGGTTACGGTTCCTATTCATCATGAAATGATTGAATATTTTGCTGGCCGGGTTCGGGTTGCTTTTCCTGAATCTTATATCTTCATAAACAAGCGTGGTCTCCATTATTCGGAAAACTCCTTGAGGCGGATATGGGAAGATGTTCGAACAAAGGCAAAAATCACCAATGGCTTGAGGTTGTATGATGCAACAAGGCATAGCTTCGCCTCTAATCTCATAAATGGTGGGGCAAGCATTTACAAGGTATCAAGGCTTCTTGGTCACAGTTCGGTTAAGATGACAGAAAAATATACTCATTCTGAGGTAGAAAGTTTGAGGGCGGATATGCATAGACTCTCTCTTGACCCTGAACAGTCACGGAACAAGAAAATTGTTCCTCTGAAAAAATCTAATAAAAACTGA
- a CDS encoding substrate-binding domain-containing protein, producing the protein MKRIVIVLVLLILVPLSFSSNASAVESLSASGCSVSNVGYLTALAKEYEKLSGTMMFVRGGGSIVGLRDLHQGKIDYAASCQSKQADDPEDFEFITVSWDALVFIVHKSNPLNTITPQQVKDIYEGKIINWKQLGGQDMKIISFISSTEGMGGIGESLSKFILNGNRPTKQANSSLQASSVAIWEQLVERTPEGFASTGFGSSRKRDVKLLMVNGVAPTKATIISDKYPFRRPLYLVTKKNPKPEVRKFIDFALSRKGQALISSYGMPSLADVK; encoded by the coding sequence ATGAAAAGAATAGTTATTGTCCTTGTCCTGCTGATCCTTGTTCCCCTCTCCTTCTCATCAAATGCATCTGCCGTTGAATCACTGAGTGCAAGCGGCTGCTCTGTCAGCAATGTCGGGTATCTGACTGCCCTTGCCAAAGAATATGAAAAACTTTCCGGCACCATGATGTTCGTCCGCGGAGGCGGCAGCATCGTCGGCCTCAGGGACCTGCATCAGGGCAAAATCGACTATGCAGCCTCCTGCCAGAGCAAGCAGGCTGACGACCCGGAGGATTTCGAGTTTATTACGGTTTCCTGGGATGCACTGGTCTTTATTGTACATAAATCGAACCCTCTCAACACCATAACGCCTCAGCAAGTAAAGGATATCTATGAGGGGAAAATAATCAACTGGAAACAGTTGGGTGGACAGGACATGAAGATCATCTCATTTATTTCCTCAACCGAGGGTATGGGGGGCATAGGGGAATCACTCAGCAAATTCATTCTTAACGGCAACCGTCCGACGAAGCAGGCCAATTCTTCGTTACAGGCCTCATCCGTAGCTATCTGGGAACAGCTGGTCGAAAGAACTCCGGAGGGCTTTGCGAGCACCGGCTTTGGAAGTTCCAGAAAGAGGGACGTAAAGCTGCTGATGGTTAACGGCGTGGCACCCACAAAGGCCACTATCATTTCAGACAAATATCCTTTCAGGCGGCCGCTTTATCTCGTCACAAAGAAGAACCCAAAGCCGGAAGTCAGAAAATTCATTGACTTCGCCCTGAGCAGGAAAGGACAGGCATTGATATCCTCATACGGAATGCCTTCGCTTGCCGACGTTAAGTGA